Proteins encoded in a region of the Streptomyces sp. NBC_00258 genome:
- a CDS encoding ATP-dependent DNA helicase UvrD2 has protein sequence MPSPPNRAPAALVRLQAPPCGQPAHPSPPTWQHGGVTAATHSTLFPQAPDTADAVLEGLDPEQREVATALHGPVCVLAGAGTGKTRAITHRIAYGVRAGILQPSSVLAVTFTNRAAGEMRGRLRQLGASGVQARTFHSAALRQLQYFWPKAVGGSLPRIVDRKIQLVADAAATCRVRLDRGELRDVTAEIEWSKVTQTVPSDYAAAAAKAGREAPRDRAEIAQLYAAYEDLKRDRSVIDFEDVLLLTVAILQDQHDIAEAVRAQYQHFVVDEYQDVSPLQQRLLELWLGERDSLCVVGDASQTIYSFTGATPDHLLDFRTRHPGATVVKLVRDYRSTPQVVHLANGLLAQARGRAADHRLELISQRTAGPEPGYTEYTDEPAEAEGAARRIRDLIASGIPASEIAILFRTNSQSEIYEQALADVAVPYQLRGAERFFDRPEVKRAIHALRGAARFGGNDSLLDDAPDLPSQVRAVLSGDGWTHQPPAGSGAVRERWESLAALAHLAQDFAAAKPDATLGDLVAELDERAGAQHAPTVQGVTLASLHSAKGLEWDVVFLVGVAEGMMPITYAKTDEQIEEERRLLYVGVTRAREHLSVSWALSRSPGGRPNRRPSRFLDGLRPGSVTTANRGSAAGPLGSGGIERGAAGSAPGVTRRANRTPARCRVCGRTLNDAGEMKLMRCEDCPSDMDEGLYERLRDWRAVQAQRSGQPDFCVFTDKTLMAIAEAVPSTPVELSRIPGVRARKLNRYGADVLAICAGQELEDDADDD, from the coding sequence CCAGCGCACCCGTCTCCGCCGACCTGGCAGCATGGCGGGGTGACAGCAGCAACGCATTCCACCCTCTTCCCGCAGGCCCCCGACACGGCCGACGCGGTACTGGAAGGGCTCGACCCCGAGCAGCGCGAGGTCGCCACCGCCCTGCACGGCCCGGTGTGCGTGCTGGCGGGAGCCGGTACGGGCAAGACCCGCGCCATCACCCACCGCATCGCCTACGGAGTACGCGCCGGGATCCTCCAGCCCTCCAGCGTGCTCGCCGTCACCTTCACCAACCGCGCCGCCGGAGAGATGCGCGGCCGCCTCCGCCAGCTCGGCGCCTCCGGAGTCCAGGCCCGCACCTTCCACTCCGCCGCCCTGCGCCAGCTCCAGTACTTCTGGCCGAAAGCAGTCGGAGGCAGCCTGCCGCGGATCGTCGACCGCAAGATCCAACTCGTCGCCGACGCCGCGGCCACCTGCCGCGTCCGCCTCGACCGCGGCGAGCTGCGAGACGTCACCGCCGAGATCGAATGGTCCAAGGTCACCCAGACCGTCCCCTCCGACTACGCCGCCGCCGCGGCCAAGGCCGGCCGCGAAGCCCCCCGCGACCGCGCCGAGATCGCCCAGCTCTACGCCGCGTACGAAGACCTCAAACGCGACCGCAGCGTCATCGACTTCGAAGACGTCCTGCTGCTCACCGTCGCCATCCTCCAGGACCAGCACGACATCGCCGAAGCGGTCCGCGCCCAGTACCAGCACTTCGTCGTCGACGAGTACCAGGACGTCAGCCCCCTCCAGCAGCGCCTCCTCGAACTGTGGCTCGGCGAACGCGACAGCCTCTGCGTCGTCGGCGACGCCAGCCAGACCATCTACTCCTTCACCGGCGCGACCCCCGACCACCTCCTCGACTTCCGCACCCGCCACCCCGGAGCCACGGTCGTCAAACTCGTCAGGGACTACCGCTCCACCCCCCAGGTCGTCCACCTCGCCAACGGCCTGCTCGCCCAGGCCCGCGGCCGCGCCGCCGACCACCGCCTGGAGCTCATCTCCCAGCGCACCGCGGGCCCCGAACCCGGCTACACCGAGTACACCGACGAGCCCGCCGAGGCCGAAGGCGCCGCCCGCCGCATCCGCGACCTCATCGCCTCCGGCATCCCCGCGAGCGAGATCGCGATCCTCTTCCGTACGAACTCGCAGTCCGAGATCTACGAACAGGCCCTCGCCGACGTCGCAGTGCCCTACCAACTACGCGGAGCCGAGCGCTTCTTCGACCGACCCGAGGTGAAGAGAGCCATCCACGCCCTGCGCGGAGCAGCCCGCTTCGGAGGCAACGACTCACTCCTCGACGACGCCCCCGACCTGCCCTCCCAGGTGCGAGCCGTCCTGTCGGGAGACGGCTGGACCCACCAGCCCCCCGCGGGCTCCGGCGCCGTCAGAGAGCGCTGGGAATCCCTAGCCGCCCTCGCCCACCTCGCCCAGGACTTCGCCGCCGCCAAACCCGACGCCACCCTCGGCGACCTCGTGGCCGAACTCGACGAACGCGCCGGCGCCCAGCACGCCCCCACCGTCCAGGGCGTCACCCTCGCCTCCCTCCACTCCGCCAAGGGCCTGGAGTGGGACGTCGTGTTCCTCGTCGGCGTAGCCGAAGGCATGATGCCGATCACCTACGCGAAGACCGACGAACAGATCGAGGAGGAACGCCGCCTCCTCTACGTCGGCGTCACCCGGGCCAGAGAACACCTCTCCGTCTCCTGGGCCCTGTCCCGCTCACCCGGCGGCCGGCCCAACCGGCGACCCAGCCGCTTCCTCGACGGACTGCGCCCCGGCTCCGTCACCACGGCCAACCGCGGCAGCGCGGCAGGCCCCCTCGGCTCGGGCGGCATCGAGCGCGGCGCTGCCGGCAGCGCCCCCGGCGTCACACGACGGGCGAACCGCACCCCGGCCCGCTGCCGGGTCTGCGGCCGCACCCTCAACGACGCCGGCGAGATGAAACTGATGCGCTGCGAGGACTGCCCCTCCGACATGGACGAAGGCCTCTACGAGCGGTTGCGCGACTGGCGGGCTGTCCAGGCACAGCGCAGCGGACAGCCGGACTTCTGCGTCTTCACGGACAAGACCCTGATGGCCATCGCAGAAGCGGTGCCGTCCACTCCGGTCGAGCTGTCCCGCATCCCAGGGGTCCGCGCCCGCAAGCTCAACCGCTACGGGGCCGACGTACTCGCCATCTGCGCAGGTCAGGAACTCGAGGACGACGCAGACGACGACTGA